The DNA region TCCAGCTCCTCCATACGGATCAACCTATTGCCCCAGGTCCCTCCAGGCACAGCGGCGGGAGCCCCGGAAGGGGCACCTGCGGCGGCCATGTGACGAATACCACAGGTTTACGGGTGGGTAGCCGACCCGCTCGCGGTTACGGCCGATGCGCGACGGGAAGTGCTTGCTGTGGTCGAGGCCGTGTCGCCTGGTCGGCCCACCTGAGGGGGGAATTTCCCATGCAGAGCCTGAAGCTCACCGGACGTACCGAACCGGATCCCGTCGAGGACACCGCTCCCGACGCGTACGACACATTCGAGATGTACCGGGTGATCTGCCCGGACTGCGCGCAGCCGATCGCGCTCCTGGCGGACGAGGACGTGCTGCCGGAGCACGCGTTGTGCCCGACGCCGTGGAATCCGTTCGTGCTGACCGTCTGCGCCGGTACCGGCCGTGCGGCGTCGCAGTCGCGGCCCGCCGACGAGTCGCTCGACGCCCAGGAGCAGGAGACGGGCCTGCTGTTGACGCTCCCTCAGGGGCTCGACTGGCGCATGCAGCCGTTCTCGCACGCCGGCGGCCCCGGCTCACGCCCGCTGCGGGTGCCGCAGATGCAGCGTCACGCCGCCTGACGGCAACCCCCGCGCCCGCGCGCGACCGGCCCGGACACGTCCCGGGCCCACCCGGCACATCTGCGCCGCACCACGAAGGCCCGGCCGACGTGGTGCCCGCGGTGAGACCGTCCGCCGCCCGGGGACGGGGCGAACGGGCTCTCGAATCGCCCGGACAGTGACCAGGGCCCGCCCCGCGCCGTTGGCCAGGCATGACCCTGCTGCATTCAACGGCCGGTCCCGGCCGCCGCCGTCTCGCCGCTCCCACCGCCGAAGAATCGGTTCCGCAGCCCGGTTCACAGCCGGTGCCCCAGCCCGTGCATCCCCGGCCGGCGCCGCGATCCGTGCCGCACTCCACCGATCCGCCCATCTACCGGGCCCTGCTGCGTCATTGGGAGAGCGCGGACCGGACCCTGCCGGGCCGCCATGACCAGGAGTGGAACCGGATCATGGCGACGCCCGTGTGGTCGGACCGGCCGCTGCGGGTCAGCGCGTCTCAGGACCCGCGAGGTGGCGCGCGATGACCATCCGCTGGATCTGATTGGTGCCCTCGACGATCTGCAGCACCTTCGCCTCGCGCATCAGCCGCTCGACGGGGAAGTCGAGGGTGTAGCCGTATCCGCCGAGCACCTGGACGGCGTCGACGGTGACGCGCATGGCGATGTCCGTGCAGAACAGCTTGGCCATGGCCGCCTGGCGCGAGAAGGGCTTGCCCTCGTCACGGAGGCGGGCCGCCTCCAGGTAGAGCGCCCGGCCCGCCTCTATCTGGGTGGCCATGTCGGCGAGCATGAAGCGCAGCCCCTGGAAGTCCGCGATCGGGCGGCCGAACTGCTGCCTCCCGGTGGCATAGCCGACGGCCTCGCTCAGGGCCGCCTGGGCGACGCCGATCGCGCAGGCGGCGATGCCCAGGCGCCCGGAGTCGAGTGCGGACAGGGCGATCGCGAAGCCCTGGCCCTCCTCGCCGATCCGGCGCGCGTCGGAGACCCGTACGCCGTCGAAGTTCAGCTGGGCGGTGGGCGAGCCCTTCATGCCCATCTTCTTCTCGGGGGCGGCCGCGTTGAGCCCCTCGGCGTCACCGGGGACCAGGAACGCGGTGATCCCTCGGGCGCCCTCGGCTCCGGTGCGAGCCAGGACCGTGTAGAAGTCGGCGATGCCGCCGTGGGTGATCCACGCCTTGGTGCCGGTGATGACCCAGTCGTCGCCGTCCCGTACGGCCTTCGTACGCAGCGAGGCGGCGTCGGATCCCGAGGCGGGCTCGGAGAGGCAGTAGGCGCCCAGCAGGCCCCCTCCCAGCATCGCCGGGAGGTGTTCGGTCCGCTGCTCCTTGGTGCCGTATCCGGCGACCGCGTGACAGGCGAGGGAATGGACGCTGACGCCGAGGCCGACGGTGAGCCGGGCGGCCGCGAGCTCTTCGAGGACCTGGAGGTAGACCTCGTACGGCTGGTCGCCGCCGCCGTGGGCGGAGTCGTAGGGCAGTCCCAGCAGTCCGGACTCGGAGAGCAGCGTGAAGACCTCGCGCGGGAACCGGCCCGCTTCCTCCTCCTCCGCCGCCCGGGGCGCGATCTCTCGCTGGGCGATGTCGCGGACGAGCGCGACGAGCTGCCTGGACTCCTCGGTGGGCAGACGGCGTTCCACCAAATGCGGGGCACGGTCGGACATGACGGCGCTCTCCTCCCTGTCGGGCGTTGCGACGGTCGCGCGCGAGGGGTGTGGGCGGCGCCGCCGGGGGTTTCCGGGCCGGGCCCGGAAAAGCACTGTTACCCAGCCGACGCAGGCCCCCTCGGATTACGAGAGCTGCTGGCCAGCGGCTGTGGCGGCTTGAGTATGCCCGATCGGACGATATCCGTCACGGGGTGACCGGGCGACTCGGCCACGGACGGAACGATCACCGGAAATGGTCCGAACCATTGACCCCACTGGTCTAGTCCATCTACGGTTCCCTCTGGAACGGCCTTTGCACGTTCATGCCAAGTCCACGCGATGGCCGACTGCCTGCCCCCACAAGGAAGTTCCCTCCCCCACGAGGAGACAAGATGTTCGGACCGCATCGTCCCCGCGCCCGTTTCCGGGCGTTCGCCGCAGCCGCCTGTACCGCCGCCCTCGGCGCCACCCTGCTGGGTGTCGCGGGCACCGCGTCGGCCGGCACGACCCCCACCACCACGCGGGCAGCAGCCCCCGCGTCCGCCGACGCCGCCCCCACAGCGGCCGGTGACAAGGTGGTCGGATACTTCACCAACTGGGGTGTTTACGGCCGCAATTACCACGTCAGGAACATCGAGACCTCGGGCTCGGCCGACAAGCTCACGCACATCAACTACGCCTTCGGTAACGTCCAGGGCGGCAAGTGCACGATCGGCGACTCGTACGCCGACTACGAGAAGGCGTACACGGCCGACCAGTCCGTCGACGGTGTGGCGGACACCTGGGACCAGGACCTGCGCGGCAACTTCAACCAGCTGCGCAAGCTGAAGAAGCTGCACCCGGACCTGAAGGTCATCTGGTCGTTCGGCGGCTGGACCTGGTCCGGTGGCTTCGGTGAGGCCGCGAAGAACCCGGCCGCGTTCGCCGAGTCCTGCTACAACCTGGTGGAGGACCCGCGTTGGGCCGATGTCTTCGACGGCATCGACATCGACTGGGAGCACCCCAACGCCTGCGGCCTGACCTGTGACACCAGCGGCCCGGCCGCGCTGAAGGGCCTCACCTCGGCGCTGCGCTCGAAGTTCGGCAGCAACAACCTGGTGACGGCCGCCATCACCGCCGACGGCTCCGAGGGCGGCAAGATCGACGCCGCCGACTACGCCGGCGCCGCCCAGTCCCTGGACTGGTACAACGTGATGACGTACGACTTCTTCGGCGCATGGGAAGCCAAGGGCCCAACAGCCCCGCACTCCCCGCTCACCTCCTACGACGGCATCCCGAAGGAGGGCTTCAGCAGCGAAGCCGCCATCACCAAGCTGAAGGCCAAGGGCGTCCCCGCGTCCAAGCTGCTGCTCGGCATCGGCTTCTACGGCCGCGGCTGGACCGGCGTCACCCAGGACGCACCCGGCGGCACCGCCACCGGCGCAGCACCCGGCACGTACGAGGCGGGCATCGAGGACTACAAGGTCCTCAAGAACAGCTGCCCGGCCACCGGCACCGTCGCCGGCACGGCGTACGCCCACTGCGGCACCAACTGGTGGAGCTACGACACCCCCGCCACCATCACGTCCAAGACCACCTGGGCGAAGAGCCAGGGCCTCGGCGGCACCTTCTTCTGGGAGCTCAGCGGCGACACCACCGACGGAGAGCTGATCAAGGCGATCAGCTGAGGACCGTCCGCTCCGCGGAATACGCGCTGAGGCCGCGCGGCCGGGCGACCTGCCCGGCCGCGCGGTGCGTCATGGGCCAGATGCTCACCGTACGGGCGGCGGGTGCAACGGAAGCCATTCCGTCGTCGCCATGTCTCATGCCCCATGTTGCATGATCATGCGATGTGGTGCATAGTCTTGCCATGTCCAAAGTCCTCACCTCCCTCCCCACCGGCGAGCGCGTCGGCATCGCCTTCTCCGGCGGGCTCGACACCTCCGTAGCCGTCGCCTGGATGCGCGACAAGGGTGCCGTCCCCTGCACGTACACCGCCGACATCGGCCAGTACGACGAGCCCGACATCGCCTCCGTGCCCGGCCGTGCCTCCGCGTACGGCGCCGAGATCACCCGGCTCGTCGACTGCCGTGCCGCGCTGGTCGAGGAAGGGCTGGCGGCGCTCGCCTGCGGCGCGTTCCACATCAAGTCCGGCGGGCGTCCGTACTTCAACACCACGCCGCTGGGGCGTGCCGTGACCGGCACGCTGCTGGTGCGGGCCATGCTCGAGGACGGGGTGCAGATCTGGGGCGACGGCTCCACGTTCAAGGGCAACGACATCGAGCGGTTCTACCGGTACGGGCTGCTCGCCAACCCCCACCTGCGGATCTACAAGCCCTGGCTGGACGCGGACTTCGTGACGGAGCTCGGCGGCCGCAAGGAGATGTCCGAGTGGCTGCTCGCGCACGGGCTGCCGTACCGGGACTCGACGGAGAAGGCGTACTCCACGGACGCCAACATCTGGGGCGCCACGCACGAGGCCAAGACCCTGGAGCACCTGGACACCGGCGTCGAGACGGTCGACCCGATCATGGGCGTCCGGTTCTGGGACCCGTCGGTGGAGATCGCCACCGAGGACGTGACGGTCGGCTTCGACCAGGGCCGCCCGGTCACCATCAACGGCAAGGAATTCGCCTCCCCGGTGGACCTCGTCATGGAGGCCAACGCGATCGGCGGCCGCCACGGTCTCGGCATGTCCGACCAGATCGAGAACCGGATCATCGAGGCCAAGAGCCGCGGCATCTACGAGGCGCCCGGCATGTCGCTGCTGCACATCGCCTACGAGCGCCTGGTCAACGCGATCCACAACGAGGACACCCTGGCCGCGTACCACAACGAGGGCCGCCGGCTCGGCCGCCTGATGTACGAGGGCCGCTGGCTGGACCCGCAGGCGCTGATGATCCGCGAGTCCCTGCAGCGCTGGGTCGGCGCGGCCGTCACCGGCGAGGTGACGCTGCGGCTGCGGCGCGGCGAGGACTACTCGATCCTCGACACCACGGGCCCGGCGTTCAGCTACCACCCGGACAAGCTCTCCATGGAGCGCACCGAGGACTCGGCGTTCGGCCCGGTGGACCGGATCGGCCAGCTCACCATGCGGAACCTGGACATCGCCGACTCCCGCGCACGGCTGGAGCAGTACGCGGGCCTGGGCCTGGTCGGCACCGGCCACCCGACGCCGATCGGCGCCGCACAGGCTGCCTCCACCGGCCTGATCGGCGCCATGGACCGGGGCGGCGCCCAGGCGATCGCCTCACGTGGCGAGGCCACGGACGAGGAGTCGATGCTGGACCGCGCCGCGATGGAGTCCGGCACGGACTGACACCGGCCACCGGTCGTACGCACCAGCCACCGGCCGTACGCACCGGGCAGCGGGCCCCGGCGGGATTTCCTTCCGCCGGGGCCCGCTGTCGTGCGTACGCCTGCGCCTGCGCCTGCGCCTGCGCCCGCGGCTGCGCGGCGACCGGGCACGGGTGGGCAAGCACCTGCCCGGAGCCGACGGGCACCTCATGCCATGTCCCGGCAGGACGGACGCGGCTTCCACGTCACCGATGGTTCACCCGCCGCTGATGAGGTGATCGTCGTCGGTGCTCCCCGCCGACCGGATCAAGGAGATTTCCATGCCCAGACAGCGCCTGTCCCGCAGTCACCTGATAGCCACCGGCGCGGTCCTCGTCGCCACCGCCACCGCCGCTGTCGCCCTCACGGCGACGGCCGGTGCGTACGGCACGAAGGAGCACGCGAAGGACGCCATCAAGGGCGGCAAGGCGAAGAACGTCATCCTGCTCATCGGTGACGGCATGGGCGACTCGGAGATCACCCTCGCGCGCGACTACACCGTGGGCGCGGCCGGCCGCCTGAACATGGACAGGTTCCCGCTGAGCGGCGCCTACACGACCTACGCCGTGCACGCGGACGGCACGCCGGACTACGTCACCGACTCCGCGGCCAGCGGCACCGGCTGGGCGACCGGCGTGAAGACCGTCAACGGGCGGATCTCCAAGACGCCGGGCACCGACAAGGCCGTGCCGACCATTCTGGAACTGGCACAGAAGGGCGGGTACGCGACCGGCTCGGTGACCACCGCCGAGCTGACCGACGCCACCCCGGCCGTCCTCGCCTCGCACGCCACCGACCGCTCCTGCCAGGGCCCCGCCGACATGGCCAAGTGCCCCACCGACACCATCGCCAAGGGCGGCCCCGGCTCCATCGCCGAGCAGAGCGTCAACCACAAGGTCGATGTCCTCCTCGGCGGCGGCAAGCAGCGCTTCGACCAGAAGGTGACCGACGGCAGGTACAAGGGCCTGACCGTCACCGAGCAGGCCCGGAAGCTGGGCTACCAGGTCGTCACCGACAACGCCTCCCTGAAGGCCGTCAAGGGCGGCAAGCCGGTGCTCGGGCTCTTCGCGCCCGGCAACGTTCCGACCGAGTGGACCGGCAAGACCGCCGCGGTCGGCGGGACCGACCCGCAGCGCTGCGTCACCTCCAACCCGAACCGGCCCTCCGGCACCCCGAACCTCGCCGACCAGACCGCCAAGGCCATCCAGCTCCTGGAGTCGAAGCAGAAGCGGAAGCACAGCAAGAAGGGCTTCTTCCTCCAGGTCGAGGGCGCGTCGATCGACAAGCAGGACCACGCGGCCGACCCGTGCGGCCAGATCGGCGAGACCGCAGCGTTCGACCGCGCCGTGAAGACAGCCCGCGCGTACGCCGCCAAGCACCCCGACACACTCGTCGTCACCACCGCCGACCACGGCCACAGCAGCCAGATCGTGCCCCTGGAGGCCCAGCCGCCCGGCCTGTCCTCCACGCTGATCACCGACGAGGGCCAGCAGATCAAGGTCAACTACTCGACCAACCCGCCCGGCGAGTCGCAGGAGCACACCGGCACCCAGGTCCGGATCGCGGCCCAGGGCCCGCAGGCCTACCGGGTCCTGGGCCTCACCGACCAGACCGACCTGTTCACCACCATCCGCGAGGCGCTCCGGGTGCGCTGACCGCCCGGGGAACCGTCCCGCGGCCCGTCGGCACGAGCAGCCTGCCGACGGGCCGCGGGACGACGCCTGTTCGCACCGGGCCACCTCGACTGGAACCGGAAGCTCCCCCGGACGTGTCCTGTTGTCTTGAGCAGGGCATGAACCACCCCGGCATCCGGCGACCTGGAGGTCTGCGCGCATATGGTCGACAGGGCCCCCACACCCTCTTCGTACTGGGCGAAGAACGAGACCGTCGACGACCGGTACACCGTGCTGGACGACGAGCCCAGAGCAGGTGGCATGGGGCTGGTGTACCGGGTGCGCCACGAGGTGTGGGGGACCGACCTGGCGATGAAGTGCCCGAAGCCGGAGCACTTCCGGAACGCAGAGAGCCGGCAGAGGTTCGTCACCGAGGCGGAGACCTGGGTGAAGCTGGGGCTGCATCCGCATGTGTGCAGTTGTTATTACGTGCGCACGATCGACGGCATCCCCTGTGTGTTCGCCGAGTACGCCACGGGAGGCAGCCTCAAGGACTGGATCGACGATCGTCGGCTGTACGCGGGCGGGCAGTCGAGAGCGCTGGCCCGGATCCTGGACATGGCGATCCAGATGGCGTGGGGCCTGGAACACGCGCACAGCCGCAAGCTCGTCCACCAGGACGTCAAACCGGACAACGTCGTTCTCGACGAGCACGGTACGGTCAAGGTGACGGACTTCGGGCTGGCCCGTGCCCGTGCGGCCGCCGCCGGTGTGCCCCGGCCACCGGCGGATCCCGACGCCACTGCGCAGCCGGGCCCGCGGCCCGGCGTCACCGTTCTCGTCCCCCACGCCGGGGGGCACACCACGGAGTACGCCTCGCCGGAGCAGGCGGAGGGGCGGCCGCTCGACCGGCGCACCGACATCTACAGCTTCGCGGTGTCGGTCTTCGAGATGTTCAACGGCGGACTGAGCTGGTATGCCGGACCCGGCGTGGGGAGGTCGCTGGCCGGCTACCGCGCCAGGGGCGGCACGGGCGAGGACTGGCTGCCGCCCCTGCCCGATCCGCTCGCCGACCTCCTCGAACGCTGTCTGGCCACGGATCCGCGGCACAGGCCCAGGTCCATGGTCGATGTCGCGGCGGAGCTCGTCGCCATCCACCGCCAGGTGTGCGGCCGTACGTATCCGCGCCCGGAGCCGGCCGAGGCAGACCTGCTCGCCGACGAACTCAACAACCGCGCCCTGTCCCTGCTCGACCTGGGCAGCGGGGCCGAGGACAGCACGGACAGGAGCGCCGAGGCCGAGAAGACGTTCAGGGAGGCGCTGGAGGCCGACCCTCGGCATCCGGGGGCCACGTACAACCTCGCGATGCTGCGCTGGCGGCGCGGTGCCGCCGGCGACGAAGAGGCGGTCGCCGCGTTGGAGACCGCTCGGGCCGACGACGACTCCTGGCAGGCCCGTCAACTGCTGGCCCAGGTGCACCTGGAGCGGGGCGACCTCGTCGCGGCGGGCGGGCTTCTGGAGGGGGTGGCGCGCGAGCGGCCCGACGAGCCGGAGGTCCTGACGGCGCTCCGCACAGTCCGGTCCGGGAGCGTCCGTACGACGTACCGGACGCTCCGGTACGGGGCCAAGCCGAAAGGGGGCTCCTCGCGCCGGCCGGTCCGCGTCACTCCCGACGGACGGCTGGCCGTGACCGGGGAGTACGGCGCCGTCCGGCTGTGGGACCTGACGACCGGGCGGTGTCTTCGGACGCTCGAAGCACACGGCGAGGGCGGGCACGGCCGGAGCGTCCACTCCGTCGACATCGCCGCGGACAGCCGCTTCGCCGTCTCGGCCGGCGACGACAAGACCGTCCGGCTCTGGGATCTGAGCGACGGGCGGTGCCTGCGCACCCTCGACGAGAAGTGCCAAGGAGTCCGGCTGAGCCCCGACGGCCGTCTGGCGCTGTGGGGCTGGTCCGACGACGGTTCGCTCCGTTTCTGGAACAGACGCACGGGCGAGCTCACGACGACGCCCGACGGACACGCGGCGGGCGTGGAGCAGGTGGAGGTGAGCGCGGACGGCCGATGGTCCCTGTCGAGCGGCTGGGAGCGAAGCGGGCCGTCGATCAGGCTGTGGGAGCTGAGCAGCGGCCGCTGTGCGCGGGTTCTCCTCGGGCACTCGTCACCGGTGATCGGCCTGTGTTTCCGTCCGGACGGAAATTCAGCGGTCGTCGCCCACCAGGACAGGACCATCGCCCTGTGGGACCTTCGCCAGGGCCTGCGCGTGCGGACTCTGCGGGGCCGCGTACGGGGACGCCTCATGTCACTCGGTTCCGACGGGCGGTTCCTGCTCACCGGCGACGACACCATGGGCGACGCGCAATTCTGGGACCTGGACAGCGGCCGGTGTCTGCGCACCTATCGCGACACGGGTGTGAACGCCGTGCTGCTGGACGCCTCGGGCCGCTCCGGTCTCGCGGTCGTGGCCGGCACCCTCTCCTACGGCGACAACGACCACAGGAGCGGCGTCTACGCCTGGGAGCTGGATCTGCCCGCGGGCCACACGGCCCCGCCGCACCTGAGCCGACCCCGCCCGCACCTGGAACTCCGGACACTGGACGATCGGGTGGCCGCCATGGTCACCGAGGCGGAGCAGGCCAGGACGGACGGGCGGCTCGCCGAGGCGCTGGACCTGCTCGCGCGGGCCCGGCGGATTCCCGGGTACGAACGGGCGCCGCGGGTCATGGACGCATGGCGGGAGCTGAGCCGGTGCACGGTGCGCGCCCGGCCGCGGACGGCCTGGTCGCCCCGGGCCATGCCGGCGGCGCAGGGCGCGGTGTACGCGGTCGAGCTGACCCACGACGGGCGGCACGCTCTGGTCGGCGGCTCCGACGGGAGCGTCGGTTGGTGGGACGTCCGCAAGGGCACCCGCACCCGCGCCTTCGAAGGCCACCAGCACGGTGTGCGGTCGGTCTGTCTGAGTGCCGATGCCCGCCGGGCCGTCTCCGCCGGCCAGGACGGCACCGTACGGCTGTGGGACGTCGCGTCCGGACAGTGCCGACGTGTCCTGCACATGTACGAGTACCTCCCGTCGCCCTCGGTGCCGGTGCGGTTCGGCGCGGACGGGCGGTCGGCGGTGATCGGGGGCGGTGACGGCGCGATCAGGGTCTGGGACCTGGACACCGGCGGTCCGGCACGGACCCTGACTGGCCATGAGGGGGCGGTGCACGCCTTGTGGGTCGGGGCCGACGGGCGGCTCGCCGCGTCCGCCGGGTCGGACAGGACGGTGCGGCTGTGGGATCTGGCGGAGGGCCGTTGCGTCTGTGTCCTGGAGGGCCACGCGAGCAGCGTCACCATGGTGTGCGCGAGTGCGGACGGAGCCTCCCTGCTCTCCTGCGACACCGGTTATGGCAGGACGATCCGGCTGTGGGACACCGCCACCGGGCATCAGGTGCGGGAGTTCGAGAAGGAGTCGAGCCCGAACGCGCTGTGCGTCACCGCGGACGGACGCTTCGCGTTCTCGGCCGGCCACGGCTCCCGCATAAATCTGTGGGAGGTCGCCACCGGCCGCTGCCTGCGCACCCTGGACAGCCCCGAGCAGACGGCGACAACCTGTCTCGCGGTGTCGCCCGACGGACTTACGGTGGTCTCCGGAGACGACGACGGGACCCTTCGGTCGTGGCTGCTCGACTGGGAGTTGGAGATTCCCGGACCGGCCGACGGACGGAGCCCGGAAAGGTGAGGAGCCTTGGTGGACGAATTCCTGCTGGACTTTCAGGAGAACATCGACGACGTCGAGGGCGGGGCATACGGCTTACCGGGACAGGCACGGCAGTTGGCCCGCCGTGCCGCCCGTGAACTCATGGACACGGCCCCGCCCGGTTGGCAGTCGCTGAGCTCGGTGTTCGCCCTGACGGCCACGGCCGAGCGGTCGACAGTCGTCGTTGTCAACGGCGGCCGGTCGACGCAGATCGAGCCCTCACCGTCCGTCCTCGCGCTGGTGCGCGAGCACCGCGAGGTGTCGGCCGGGCTCGGCGACGGTCCCTGGTGGCGGCTTCTGCTGGAGTTGTCCGACGACGGCGAGCTGGACGTCACGTGCGACTTCGGCAAGGAGCCTTTTCCGGACGAGCAGTTGTTCCCGCCCGAGAAGTACCGCGAGGATCTGGCAGCGTATCCGCGGACCCGGCTGCCGGTGTGGCTCGCGGCGTATGTCCACCACAACGGCAGGCAGCGGCGCACCCCGCAGCAGGCCGCCGCCGCGGCTCGCGCCGACCGCCGGGCGAAGGTGTGGCCGGTCCTCAGCGTGAACGACTTCCCGGGCTTCCCCGGCATGTGGGCCCGGTGGGCGGTGATCTCGGCGGCCTTCGTCGCCGCCGGGTCGGACTGGGGCCCCAGGATGCTGCCGTCGATGGGCTGGTTCGAGAGCTCCCGTCGCGGTGGCTCGACGCTGTACCGACTCCCCGACGGACGGGCCGTGTTGTCGGGAGGCGTGTGGGACGCTCCCGCGCTGGACACCGCCTACAACGGCGGCGAGCAGCTGCCGGACCTGTACGCGGGCGCCCCGGACTGGGTGGCGAACCAGGTGCTGAACCCGCGCGCCGAGACGGGTCTGCTGTCGTTCTGCTACTGGTGGGATGCCGGGCAGTGGCACCGCGGCGAGTCCGCGTCGGCGGAGGAGTCGGCCACAGCGGTGCCGGGTGTGTGGACCGCCGGTACGGTCGCCGGCATCGTCGCCGGTCTCATCGGGAACACGGGTACGCCGGGCGAGGACCACCGGGCGAAGGCGTCGACGCTGGTGTCCGCCGTGGAGAACGGGGTCGTCACCCGCGAGACCCTGGTGGCCGCCTTCGGCGACGACGGCCGTTCCGACATCGACGGTGCCCTGTACCAGCTCTCTCTCGCCGGCCTGGTGACCAGGGTGCCGCAGCCGATGCACGAGGAGGACGCCCTCGCCCGGGTACGGCAGTACATGCTGAGCCTGTCTCTGAACAGCCCGGAGTATTCGGTGTCGGAGCTGGTCGCCGATCGGTTCAGCGTCGGCTGGATGATCTACGTCCCGGTGCCGCGCGGTGAGATGGCCATCGGCCGCGCCATTTTCTACGTCACCGACGACGGTGCCTTCAAACGCTCGTCGTCCTCCGTCGCCCCGTCCGTTGCCGTCGCCGAGCTCGAGGAGGAGTTCTACAAGCGGCAGCGGGGGAAGCGGCAAGGAGACGCAGGAGACCAGGGAGGCACACCCCGATGACGCGCCCGCCCACCGTCACGCTGACCCTCGTCGAAGGACGGCTCGATCGCACCGAGTACGTCTTCGACGAGCGCACCACCGCCGTACTCGGCCGCGCCCGCGACTGCACGCTGAAGCTGCCCAACGACGAGCACCACCGCACGGTCTCGCGCCACCACTGCCTGCTCGACATCAACCCGCCCGACATCCGCATCCGTGACTTCGGCAGCCTGAACGGCACCTTCGTCAACGACCGGAAGATCGGCCAGCGCCGGAGCGACCAGACACCCGAAGAGGGCGCGGCCCAGATGTTCCCCGAGCGCGACCTCGACGAGGGCGACGAGATCAGGGTCGGCGCCACCGTCTTCCGGGTCGGCGTCGAGGTCCAGCACACCTCGGAACGGCTCCGGTGCAAGAAGTGTGGCCGGGACGTCAGCGGCGAGTCGCGCGTCCGAGTCGGCGAGTACCTCTGCGCGTCCTGCCAGGCCGAGCCCGCCGCGATGCTGCGGATGCTGCTGGGCCTGGCGCATCCCGGGCACGAGGAGCTGTCCTCCATCGCCGGGTTCACGCTCCTGAAGGAACTCGGCCGCGGCGGAATGGGCGCGGTGCACCTGGCCCGCCATGAGGCCACCGGGAAAGAGGTGGCGCTGAAGGTGATGCTCCCGAAGGTGGCGGTACGTCCCGAGTCGCGGGCCCGCTTCCTTCGCGAAATGGTGCTCACCCAGGCGCTGGGCCATCCCAGCATCGCCCGTCTGCACAGTTCCGGGTTCTCCAACGGCACGTTCTTCTTCACCAGCAAGTACTGCACCGGTGGCAGCCTGGACCTTCTGGCGGGCCGCAACGGGGGACGGGTGCCGGTGGACGAGGCGCTCCGGATCATGCTCCAGGCGCTGGAAGGGCTGGACCACGCGCACCGTCAAGGTGTGATCCACCGCGATCTGAGCCCCTCCAACATCCTGCTGCACAACGAGGCGGACGGCTCGACGACCGCGAAGATCAGCGACTTCGGCCTCGGCAAGGCCTTCGACCGGGCCGGCCTCAGCGGCCTCACACGCACCGGGGAGACCGCCGGCAAGCCGTGGTTCATGCCCCGCCAACAGGTCAGCGACTTCAAGAACGCCACCCCGGCCGGTGACGTGTGGGCCCTCGCCGCGTGCCTGTACAACATCCTGACCGGGAAGTATCCCCGCGACTTCGCGCGGGACAAGGACGTGTGGCAGGTCGTGCTCGACATGCCGGCGGTGCCCGTCCGCGAGCGAAGGCCGAGCGTCCCCCGGGCACTGGCCGACGTGATCGACAAGGCGCTCCAGGAGGAACCGGTCATCGGATTCCAGA from Streptomyces sp. NBC_01591 includes:
- a CDS encoding acyl-CoA dehydrogenase family protein translates to MSDRAPHLVERRLPTEESRQLVALVRDIAQREIAPRAAEEEEAGRFPREVFTLLSESGLLGLPYDSAHGGGDQPYEVYLQVLEELAAARLTVGLGVSVHSLACHAVAGYGTKEQRTEHLPAMLGGGLLGAYCLSEPASGSDAASLRTKAVRDGDDWVITGTKAWITHGGIADFYTVLARTGAEGARGITAFLVPGDAEGLNAAAPEKKMGMKGSPTAQLNFDGVRVSDARRIGEEGQGFAIALSALDSGRLGIAACAIGVAQAALSEAVGYATGRQQFGRPIADFQGLRFMLADMATQIEAGRALYLEAARLRDEGKPFSRQAAMAKLFCTDIAMRVTVDAVQVLGGYGYTLDFPVERLMREAKVLQIVEGTNQIQRMVIARHLAGPETR
- a CDS encoding glycoside hydrolase family 18 protein; amino-acid sequence: MFGPHRPRARFRAFAAAACTAALGATLLGVAGTASAGTTPTTTRAAAPASADAAPTAAGDKVVGYFTNWGVYGRNYHVRNIETSGSADKLTHINYAFGNVQGGKCTIGDSYADYEKAYTADQSVDGVADTWDQDLRGNFNQLRKLKKLHPDLKVIWSFGGWTWSGGFGEAAKNPAAFAESCYNLVEDPRWADVFDGIDIDWEHPNACGLTCDTSGPAALKGLTSALRSKFGSNNLVTAAITADGSEGGKIDAADYAGAAQSLDWYNVMTYDFFGAWEAKGPTAPHSPLTSYDGIPKEGFSSEAAITKLKAKGVPASKLLLGIGFYGRGWTGVTQDAPGGTATGAAPGTYEAGIEDYKVLKNSCPATGTVAGTAYAHCGTNWWSYDTPATITSKTTWAKSQGLGGTFFWELSGDTTDGELIKAIS
- the argG gene encoding argininosuccinate synthase, translating into MSKVLTSLPTGERVGIAFSGGLDTSVAVAWMRDKGAVPCTYTADIGQYDEPDIASVPGRASAYGAEITRLVDCRAALVEEGLAALACGAFHIKSGGRPYFNTTPLGRAVTGTLLVRAMLEDGVQIWGDGSTFKGNDIERFYRYGLLANPHLRIYKPWLDADFVTELGGRKEMSEWLLAHGLPYRDSTEKAYSTDANIWGATHEAKTLEHLDTGVETVDPIMGVRFWDPSVEIATEDVTVGFDQGRPVTINGKEFASPVDLVMEANAIGGRHGLGMSDQIENRIIEAKSRGIYEAPGMSLLHIAYERLVNAIHNEDTLAAYHNEGRRLGRLMYEGRWLDPQALMIRESLQRWVGAAVTGEVTLRLRRGEDYSILDTTGPAFSYHPDKLSMERTEDSAFGPVDRIGQLTMRNLDIADSRARLEQYAGLGLVGTGHPTPIGAAQAASTGLIGAMDRGGAQAIASRGEATDEESMLDRAAMESGTD
- a CDS encoding alkaline phosphatase is translated as MPRQRLSRSHLIATGAVLVATATAAVALTATAGAYGTKEHAKDAIKGGKAKNVILLIGDGMGDSEITLARDYTVGAAGRLNMDRFPLSGAYTTYAVHADGTPDYVTDSAASGTGWATGVKTVNGRISKTPGTDKAVPTILELAQKGGYATGSVTTAELTDATPAVLASHATDRSCQGPADMAKCPTDTIAKGGPGSIAEQSVNHKVDVLLGGGKQRFDQKVTDGRYKGLTVTEQARKLGYQVVTDNASLKAVKGGKPVLGLFAPGNVPTEWTGKTAAVGGTDPQRCVTSNPNRPSGTPNLADQTAKAIQLLESKQKRKHSKKGFFLQVEGASIDKQDHAADPCGQIGETAAFDRAVKTARAYAAKHPDTLVVTTADHGHSSQIVPLEAQPPGLSSTLITDEGQQIKVNYSTNPPGESQEHTGTQVRIAAQGPQAYRVLGLTDQTDLFTTIREALRVR